The proteins below come from a single Chromatiales bacterium genomic window:
- a CDS encoding DNA primase — protein sequence MAGRIPQPFIDDLLARVDIVDVVETRVPLKKRGNEYVACCPFHDEKTPSFTVSQTKQFYHCFGCGAHGSAVGFLMQLEHLGFVEAIEELAARVGMEVPREAGQGPDASERAPIYAALEAAGRWFTEQLRRHPTRERAVGYLKRRGVTGEIAATFGLGYAPEGWSGLLDALTAGHAGERFQPETLAAAGLLSGAETGRRYDRFRDRLIFPIRDPRGRVIGFGGRVIDQGEPKYLNSPETPVFHKGRELYGLHEARTRVRSLERLVFVEGYMDVIALAQAGIGESVATLGTAATSEHFTRAWQITPHLVLCFDGDVAGRRAAWRAVETALPLMADGRTLRVLLLPPEHDPDSLVRAEGVDAFRARLDAAAPLSGFVFDHLETEAAEAAGTGTIEARAWLATQAGARIDRLPAGPLADLMRAELAQRTGVTARTSPGAAERPRPRPRASEGPGGRRTLVRQAIEWLLHEPAFADGFDPPDSWRECDLPGIEVLAELLEILRRQPTLSVGALIERFRDRPIGARLADLAGRRPEVTDGAKAEFDGALAGITAQCERQARERAIRAGLAARRPPGDG from the coding sequence ATGGCCGGGCGCATCCCCCAACCCTTCATCGACGATCTGCTGGCACGCGTCGACATCGTCGACGTCGTGGAAACCCGCGTACCGCTGAAAAAGCGCGGCAATGAATACGTGGCCTGCTGCCCGTTCCACGATGAAAAGACCCCGTCGTTCACGGTCAGCCAGACCAAGCAGTTCTATCACTGCTTCGGCTGCGGCGCGCATGGCAGCGCAGTGGGTTTTCTGATGCAGCTCGAGCACCTCGGCTTCGTCGAGGCCATCGAGGAACTCGCGGCACGCGTTGGCATGGAGGTGCCGCGCGAGGCCGGGCAGGGCCCGGACGCCAGCGAGCGCGCACCCATCTATGCCGCACTGGAGGCTGCGGGTCGCTGGTTTACCGAGCAATTGCGGCGCCACCCGACGCGCGAACGCGCCGTGGGTTACCTCAAGCGCCGCGGGGTCACGGGCGAGATCGCCGCCACCTTCGGCCTCGGCTATGCGCCGGAAGGCTGGTCGGGATTGCTCGATGCACTGACCGCCGGCCACGCGGGCGAGCGGTTTCAGCCCGAAACCCTGGCTGCGGCGGGACTGCTGTCCGGCGCCGAAACCGGCCGACGCTACGACCGCTTTCGCGACCGGCTGATCTTTCCGATCCGCGATCCGCGCGGCCGCGTGATCGGCTTTGGTGGGCGGGTGATCGACCAGGGCGAACCGAAATACCTGAACTCGCCCGAGACTCCTGTGTTCCACAAGGGCCGCGAACTCTACGGGCTGCATGAGGCCCGCACGCGCGTGCGTTCGCTAGAACGACTGGTGTTCGTCGAGGGCTACATGGACGTCATCGCGCTGGCCCAGGCCGGCATCGGCGAGTCCGTCGCCACGCTCGGCACGGCCGCCACCAGCGAACATTTCACCCGCGCCTGGCAGATCACCCCGCATCTGGTGCTTTGCTTCGACGGCGATGTCGCAGGGCGGCGCGCCGCCTGGCGCGCCGTGGAAACGGCCCTGCCCCTGATGGCGGACGGCCGCACCCTGCGCGTGCTGCTGCTGCCACCCGAGCACGATCCGGACAGCCTGGTGCGCGCCGAAGGCGTCGACGCGTTCCGCGCCCGGCTCGATGCGGCCGCACCGCTGTCCGGCTTCGTGTTTGACCACCTCGAGACCGAGGCCGCAGAAGCCGCCGGCACCGGCACCATCGAGGCCCGTGCCTGGCTCGCAACCCAGGCCGGCGCGCGGATCGACCGCCTGCCCGCTGGTCCGCTGGCGGACCTGATGCGCGCGGAACTCGCGCAGCGCACCGGGGTCACGGCGCGGACCAGTCCCGGCGCGGCGGAGCGGCCAAGACCGCGGCCGCGCGCGAGCGAGGGCCCGGGCGGCCGGCGCACCCTGGTGCGTCAGGCGATCGAGTGGTTGCTGCACGAGCCGGCGTTCGCTGACGGGTTTGACCCGCCGGACTCCTGGCGAGAATGTGACCTGCCCGGCATCGAGGTGCTGGCGGAACTCCTTGAAATACTTCGCAGGCAACCTACGCTTAGCGTAGGCGCGCTGATCGAGCGCTTTCGTGACCGCCCCATCGGGGCACGCCTCGCGGATCTGGCCGGGCGCCGGCCCGAGGTGACCGACGGTGCGAAGGCCGAGTTCGATGGCGCCCTGGCCGGCATCACAGCGCAGTGCGAACGGCAGGCGCGTGAGCGGGCCATCCGTGCCGGACTGGCCGCGCGTCGGCCGCCCGGTGACGGATAA